In Bacteroidota bacterium, a single window of DNA contains:
- a CDS encoding Dam family site-specific DNA-(adenine-N6)-methyltransferase yields the protein MALAQLEFEVTPKKRSAKPFLKWAGGKNSLLPVLSKYVPKEFRKYVEPFVGGGALFFSIQPEQGIIGDENAELIACYEAVRDNPEELIALLSKYRVSSEEFYRVRAQNPRVLSGPERAARMIYLNKTCFNGLYRVNRYGQFNTPFSCLLN from the coding sequence ATGGCATTAGCACAATTAGAATTTGAGGTTACCCCGAAGAAGCGCAGCGCGAAGCCCTTCCTTAAGTGGGCTGGCGGCAAGAATAGCCTTTTGCCCGTTCTGTCGAAGTACGTCCCGAAGGAATTTCGAAAGTACGTTGAGCCATTCGTGGGAGGCGGCGCTCTCTTTTTTTCCATCCAGCCAGAGCAAGGAATAATCGGCGACGAGAATGCAGAGCTAATCGCCTGTTATGAGGCGGTTAGGGATAATCCTGAAGAACTCATCGCGTTGCTTTCAAAGTATCGTGTCTCATCCGAGGAGTTCTACCGCGTACGCGCTCAGAACCCAAGGGTGCTCTCCGGCCCCGAACGAGCGGCACGAATGATCTACTTGAATAAGACGTGCTTTAACGGATTGTATCGTGTCAATCGTTACGGTCAATTCAATACGCCGTTCAGTTGCCTACTGAATTAG
- a CDS encoding cytochrome C oxidase subunit IV family protein, which translates to MSEHIVSKKTYYTVFFALMLGTALTVAAAFVNLHSFNIVVALLIAGVKATLVIFFFMHVKYSSRLTKLWVAVGFIWLFLMLAITMTDYLSRAWLTYKP; encoded by the coding sequence ATGTCAGAGCACATCGTTTCCAAAAAGACGTACTACACGGTCTTCTTCGCACTCATGCTGGGGACGGCGCTGACCGTTGCCGCCGCATTTGTAAATCTCCACAGCTTCAACATTGTGGTCGCGCTGCTCATCGCTGGCGTAAAGGCGACGCTTGTTATCTTTTTTTTCATGCATGTCAAGTATTCTTCACGACTCACTAAGCTCTGGGTCGCAGTCGGATTTATTTGGCTGTTCCTGATGCTCGCGATTACGATGACGGACTATCTCTCCCGTGCCTGGCTGACATATAAGCCATAG
- the galK gene encoding galactokinase: MAGTNTLLAAFADRFGAADGVRLFRAPGRVNLIGEHTDYNDGFVLPVAVDKYAFIAARPRDDRLVRVFSVRFPELVEFDLDIPREMVQGHWWNYVEGTARILERLQHRLRGADILIDSDIPIGAGLSSSAALETVIAFSLLSLACIPIDRLAMAQACQRAEHEYAGSNCGIMDQFISANAREGSAILLDCRSLQYEEIRVHTDAYALIVCDTGIKHELALTEYNLRRKECEDAISIISNASVGLEGIRSLRDVTFPNFEVLEGLLPRELQKRARHVISENARTLAAADALRDRDVIRMGKLMAASHASLRNDYEVSCPELNLLIDIAATVPDALGTRMTGGGFGGCTVGFVKRECIEEFRDRMTREYAAQSGRELAIYECEIVGGASEM; this comes from the coding sequence ATAGCCGGTACGAATACACTTCTCGCTGCATTTGCCGATCGGTTCGGTGCCGCCGACGGCGTTCGTTTGTTCCGTGCGCCAGGACGCGTAAATCTCATTGGTGAGCATACCGATTATAACGACGGTTTCGTCTTGCCGGTCGCGGTTGACAAATACGCTTTTATTGCGGCTCGGCCTCGTGACGACCGATTAGTCCGCGTCTTTTCTGTCCGTTTCCCTGAACTGGTCGAGTTCGATCTCGACATTCCACGCGAGATGGTGCAAGGACATTGGTGGAACTACGTGGAGGGCACAGCGCGTATCCTTGAACGTCTTCAGCATCGGCTTCGTGGCGCAGACATTCTGATCGACTCGGATATTCCTATTGGCGCAGGGCTCTCCTCTTCGGCGGCTCTAGAGACCGTCATTGCGTTCTCTCTTCTTTCACTTGCCTGTATTCCCATCGACCGTCTTGCGATGGCTCAGGCCTGCCAGAGGGCTGAGCATGAATATGCCGGATCGAATTGTGGTATCATGGATCAGTTCATCTCGGCAAATGCTCGTGAAGGATCGGCAATTCTGCTCGATTGCCGGTCCCTTCAATACGAAGAGATTCGAGTTCACACCGATGCATACGCCCTTATTGTTTGTGACACAGGCATCAAGCATGAGCTCGCACTAACGGAGTACAATTTGCGCCGGAAGGAGTGCGAAGACGCTATCTCAATTATTTCAAATGCTTCAGTTGGATTGGAAGGGATACGTTCACTTCGAGACGTGACCTTCCCCAATTTTGAAGTCCTTGAAGGTCTTCTTCCGCGGGAGTTACAGAAGCGAGCCCGGCACGTCATTTCTGAAAATGCACGGACGCTCGCCGCTGCCGATGCGCTCCGCGACAGAGATGTAATTCGGATGGGGAAGCTTATGGCGGCATCGCATGCTTCGTTGCGAAACGACTACGAAGTGAGCTGCCCTGAGCTTAATCTGCTGATTGACATTGCCGCTACCGTACCGGATGCACTTGGTACACGCATGACCGGCGGCGGATTCGGCGGCTGCACGGTTGGTTTTGTCAAACGGGAGTGCATCGAGGAATTCCGAGATCGAATGACACGAGAGTATGCCGCACAAAGTGGTCGCGAATTGGCGATCTATGAGTGCGAGATTGTTGGAGGGGCATCCGAGATGTGA
- a CDS encoding cbb3-type cytochrome c oxidase subunit I, whose translation MPSEIGAVHTNGDGGLNYLNNGHGLRSWLLTKDHKRIAILYLITVSIFFVIGGVFALLIRINLLSPSGLFEPDTYNRLFTAHGVIMVFFFLVPAVPAILGNFLLPIMIGAKDLAFPKINLLSWYCYIVGACFGLVAIIAGGVDTGWTFYTPYSTSFSNSNVLLVGIGIFIVGFSSILTGLNFIVTVHTMRAPGMTWFRLPLFIWAHYATALVIMLATPVLAITVALMAIERVAHVGIFDPSMGGDPVLFQHMFWFYSHPAVYIMVLPAMGVVSELIANMSRKNIFGYKFVAMSSLAIAVFGFLVWGHHLFVSTQSVYLGLIFSFLSYAVAIPSAIKVFNWTATLFKGSISYDTPMLYGLGFIGLFLIGGMTGLFTAALGLDVHITDTYFVIAHFHYVMVGGSLMGFLGGLHLWWGKMTGRNYPEYWARAAAVIQFVGFNLTFFPQFLLGYLGMPRRYASYPPEFQLLHVLSTAGATILGIGMLMTISYFIWSLKNGTRATPNPWGASGLEWHTSSPPPTENFLTTPIVTWEAYEFAPMETMDVLGYPGEPHTPAQPVHSEHGTED comes from the coding sequence ATGCCCAGCGAGATCGGCGCCGTTCATACGAACGGTGACGGCGGGCTGAACTATTTGAATAATGGGCACGGCCTTCGCTCGTGGCTGCTGACGAAGGACCACAAGCGGATCGCAATCCTCTATCTGATTACAGTCAGCATCTTTTTTGTGATCGGAGGCGTCTTCGCGCTTCTCATTCGCATCAATTTGCTATCTCCCAGCGGCCTGTTCGAACCGGACACTTACAACCGGCTCTTTACCGCGCACGGTGTAATCATGGTTTTCTTTTTCCTGGTGCCAGCAGTGCCAGCGATTCTCGGCAATTTTCTCTTGCCGATTATGATCGGCGCCAAAGATCTGGCATTCCCAAAGATCAACCTACTCAGTTGGTACTGCTATATCGTCGGCGCCTGTTTTGGTCTCGTTGCGATCATCGCTGGCGGTGTCGATACTGGTTGGACTTTCTATACGCCTTATAGCACGAGCTTTTCGAATTCCAACGTGCTTTTGGTCGGGATCGGAATTTTCATCGTTGGCTTCTCTTCGATTTTGACGGGCCTGAACTTCATCGTTACGGTTCATACGATGCGTGCCCCTGGGATGACGTGGTTTCGCCTGCCATTGTTTATCTGGGCTCATTATGCAACAGCTCTCGTGATCATGCTTGCCACGCCGGTGCTTGCGATCACCGTTGCGCTCATGGCGATCGAGCGCGTTGCTCATGTCGGCATTTTCGATCCGTCGATGGGAGGCGATCCGGTCTTATTCCAGCACATGTTCTGGTTCTATTCGCATCCAGCCGTGTATATCATGGTCTTGCCTGCCATGGGGGTAGTCTCCGAGCTCATTGCGAACATGTCGCGGAAGAATATCTTTGGCTATAAGTTCGTCGCGATGTCAAGCCTTGCCATTGCCGTCTTTGGATTCTTGGTGTGGGGCCATCATCTCTTCGTTTCAACGCAGTCAGTGTATCTCGGATTGATCTTTTCCTTCCTGAGCTATGCCGTTGCGATTCCATCAGCCATCAAAGTTTTTAACTGGACTGCGACACTCTTCAAAGGATCCATTTCGTATGATACCCCGATGCTCTACGGTTTGGGTTTCATCGGATTGTTCCTGATCGGTGGCATGACTGGACTCTTTACCGCCGCGCTTGGGCTGGACGTTCATATTACCGATACCTATTTTGTTATCGCCCATTTCCATTACGTGATGGTCGGCGGCTCACTGATGGGATTCCTTGGCGGATTGCATCTTTGGTGGGGAAAGATGACCGGACGGAATTATCCTGAGTATTGGGCGCGCGCCGCAGCTGTCATTCAGTTCGTCGGTTTTAATCTGACATTTTTCCCGCAATTTTTATTGGGCTATCTTGGCATGCCGCGCCGGTACGCTTCATACCCACCGGAATTCCAGTTGCTTCACGTGTTATCGACAGCAGGCGCGACCATCCTTGGAATCGGGATGCTCATGACAATCTCGTACTTCATCTGGTCGCTCAAGAATGGAACACGCGCAACCCCGAATCCATGGGGAGCATCAGGGCTTGAGTGGCATACCAGCTCGCCGCCGCCCACGGAGAATTTCTTGACGACCCCGATTGTGACGTGGGAGGCGTATGAATTCGCTCCAATGGAGACAATGGACGTGCTGGGCTATCCTGGCGAGCCGCACACGCCGGCACAGCCAGTGCATTCGGAGCATGGCACGGAGGATTGA
- a CDS encoding c-type cytochrome: MKIRFAFLFLILVGAFAFRASDAQAQADSTKPIPKGNPLAEFEHPKNLKIFPKTIAPKDLQMAMRTFSRSLGVRCGFCHAALKPESDRPPMLDFASDAKDEKRNARKMYHMVEDINRKYLKKMDKSFEEISCVSCHHGRPKPIASVDSLPTPPQPKRQ, from the coding sequence ATGAAGATTCGATTCGCATTTCTTTTCTTGATTCTTGTCGGGGCATTCGCATTTAGAGCATCTGATGCCCAGGCCCAAGCCGATAGCACAAAGCCAATCCCAAAGGGTAATCCTCTCGCGGAGTTCGAGCATCCAAAGAACCTGAAGATCTTTCCGAAGACCATCGCGCCGAAGGACCTGCAGATGGCGATGCGGACATTCTCCCGCTCGCTTGGCGTGCGATGCGGATTCTGTCATGCTGCGCTGAAGCCGGAATCGGACAGGCCGCCGATGCTCGATTTTGCCAGCGATGCCAAGGACGAAAAGCGTAACGCGCGAAAGATGTACCACATGGTGGAGGACATCAATCGCAAGTATCTTAAGAAGATGGACAAGAGCTTCGAAGAAATTTCATGTGTCTCCTGCCACCATGGTCGGCCGAAGCCAATTGCCAGCGTGGACTCATTGCCAACGCCTCCGCAGCCGAAGAGACAATAA
- the pntA gene encoding Re/Si-specific NAD(P)(+) transhydrogenase subunit alpha → MSETSLPQTAGVGTVGVSTTPINTNGASHALIIGIPKEVYPGERRVAATPETSQKLQKLGFEVRVESGAGEAADFPDARYEQAGCKIVRNAQDVWSQANIILKVRAPQPNEVDQLSAGQMLISYLAPAQNAELLQKIAARKANAIAIDIIPRISRAQKEDALSSMANISGYRGVIEAANLFPRFFTGQITAAGKIPPAKILVIGAGVAGLAAIGAGRALGAIVRAFDVRPAVKEQIQSMGAEFLEVKLAESGEGEGGYAKEMSKEFIEAEMALFAKQAKDVDIIVTTALIPGRPAPKLITRAMVESMKEGSVIVDLAAEAGGNCELTQPGAVAKHGGVSIIGYTDLPSRMAPQASQLYGMNLYHLLDDMGGSAKYRIDMEDDVVRGALVVHDGSITWPPPKPKVAPPVAPKAATTAKPVVKEKKKSNPLPKIAIAVIAFVGLTLGAPPTFLSHFTVFILAIFVGWQVIWNVTPALHTPLMSVTNAISGIIIIGGLLQIGGTMPMGVMVLGFAAIFLATINIAGGFLVTQRMLKMFRK, encoded by the coding sequence ATGAGTGAAACTTCCCTTCCGCAAACTGCAGGTGTGGGTACCGTTGGTGTTAGCACCACTCCCATTAATACGAATGGCGCGAGCCACGCGCTTATCATTGGTATCCCCAAAGAGGTCTATCCTGGCGAGCGCCGCGTCGCGGCGACACCCGAAACCTCACAGAAGCTTCAGAAGCTGGGCTTCGAGGTCCGCGTCGAGTCGGGCGCTGGCGAAGCTGCCGATTTTCCCGACGCTCGGTACGAGCAGGCCGGTTGCAAGATCGTCAGGAACGCACAGGATGTGTGGTCCCAGGCGAACATCATTCTGAAGGTTCGCGCGCCACAGCCGAATGAGGTCGATCAGCTTTCGGCCGGTCAGATGCTGATTTCGTATCTTGCTCCCGCACAGAATGCGGAATTGCTGCAGAAGATCGCCGCGCGGAAAGCGAATGCAATCGCGATTGACATCATCCCACGCATTTCACGCGCGCAGAAAGAGGATGCGCTCTCCTCGATGGCCAATATTTCCGGCTACCGAGGTGTCATCGAAGCGGCGAATCTCTTCCCCAGATTTTTTACGGGCCAAATCACTGCCGCTGGCAAGATTCCACCTGCGAAGATTCTGGTGATCGGCGCGGGAGTCGCAGGACTCGCCGCCATTGGTGCGGGTCGTGCACTTGGTGCCATCGTTCGCGCATTCGATGTCCGGCCGGCCGTGAAGGAGCAAATCCAGAGCATGGGCGCGGAATTCCTCGAGGTGAAACTCGCCGAAAGCGGCGAGGGCGAGGGTGGCTATGCGAAGGAGATGAGCAAAGAGTTTATCGAAGCCGAAATGGCCCTCTTTGCGAAACAGGCGAAGGACGTTGACATCATCGTCACCACCGCTCTGATTCCGGGCCGTCCAGCTCCGAAGCTGATTACACGCGCGATGGTCGAATCGATGAAGGAAGGCTCCGTCATCGTCGATCTGGCCGCCGAAGCGGGTGGCAATTGCGAGTTGACGCAACCTGGTGCCGTCGCAAAGCACGGTGGCGTTTCGATCATCGGCTATACCGATCTTCCAAGCCGCATGGCTCCGCAGGCCAGCCAACTTTACGGCATGAACCTCTATCATCTGCTCGATGATATGGGTGGTTCGGCGAAGTACCGCATCGACATGGAGGACGATGTGGTCCGTGGCGCACTTGTCGTGCATGACGGTTCTATTACTTGGCCGCCTCCGAAACCCAAGGTCGCGCCACCAGTGGCACCGAAAGCCGCAACGACTGCGAAGCCAGTTGTGAAGGAGAAGAAGAAGAGCAACCCGCTGCCAAAGATTGCCATCGCTGTAATCGCATTCGTTGGATTGACACTTGGTGCGCCACCCACTTTCCTGTCGCATTTCACAGTTTTCATTCTCGCCATCTTCGTTGGCTGGCAAGTGATTTGGAATGTGACTCCCGCGCTGCATACGCCACTGATGAGCGTGACGAACGCGATCAGCGGCATCATCATCATCGGCGGACTTCTCCAGATCGGCGGCACGATGCCCATGGGCGTCATGGTACTTGGTTTTGCCGCCATCTTCCTCGCTACCATCAATATTGCAGGCGGGTTCTTGGTGACCCAGCGCATGCTCAAAATGTTCAGAAAGTAA
- a CDS encoding transposase: MRETKPYYHGALPHYLPNDRPYFLTFRLASSEPKDHEHLALLLLKRQFLEYDRVLDTMTHGPHWLKDERIAAIVKEAIHHRDKRQYELHAYTIMSNHVHMVITLTGDLTLDRVLQQLKSFTAVACNKVLGRQGDFWLHEGYDHVIRRGRFGKVIWYILNNPLKAGLCKRWQDYPHTYLSPDLKGFD, from the coding sequence ATGCGTGAGACCAAACCTTATTACCACGGAGCACTACCACATTACCTCCCCAATGACCGGCCATACTTCCTGACGTTTCGACTTGCCAGTTCAGAACCGAAGGACCATGAACACCTCGCGTTGCTTCTTCTGAAGCGACAATTCCTCGAATACGACCGCGTGCTGGACACCATGACTCACGGCCCTCACTGGTTGAAGGATGAGCGGATCGCAGCCATTGTCAAGGAAGCAATTCATCACCGCGACAAGAGGCAGTACGAACTTCACGCGTATACAATCATGTCGAACCATGTCCATATGGTAATCACGCTCACAGGTGATTTGACACTAGATCGGGTACTTCAACAATTGAAGTCTTTCACGGCGGTCGCGTGTAATAAGGTGCTTGGTCGTCAAGGCGACTTCTGGTTGCACGAAGGGTATGACCATGTAATTCGCAGAGGCCGTTTCGGAAAAGTGATATGGTATATCTTGAATAATCCTCTCAAGGCCGGACTCTGCAAGCGATGGCAAGACTATCCTCACACTTATCTCAGCCCTGACCTCAAGGGCTTCGACTGA
- the purT gene encoding formate-dependent phosphoribosylglycinamide formyltransferase, with amino-acid sequence MSFARLATKCPVMKKTILLLGSGELGKELTIALKRLGQRVIAVDSYENAPAMQVTHEREVLDMLDGKALDRAVAKYSPDIVVPEIEAIRTERFYDYEKGGIQVVPSARAANYTMNRKAIRDLATKELRLKTARYAYADSLDSFRVAVAQIGIPCVVKPLMSSSGKGQSYIRSEDEIDHAWEVAMTKGRANVNEVIVEEFIQFDSEITLLTVTQKNGETLFCPPIGHRQERGDYMESWQPAAISPMHLAEAQRMARLVTTSLTGAGIWGVEFFLSQKDGVYFSELSPRPHDTGMVTMSGSQNMTEFELHARAILGLPIPAITLERVGASAVILAPDASEKEPSYHGLDLAFAMPDVDVRIFGKPNTRKYRRMGVTLSHDTIGSSSDAVRAVAKAAAEEIRVVIND; translated from the coding sequence TTGTCGTTTGCGAGACTCGCCACCAAATGTCCTGTTATGAAGAAGACAATCCTGTTGCTAGGCTCGGGTGAACTGGGCAAAGAACTCACCATCGCGCTGAAGCGTCTTGGGCAGCGTGTGATCGCTGTCGATTCTTATGAGAACGCACCCGCCATGCAGGTGACGCATGAGCGCGAAGTTCTCGACATGCTCGATGGCAAAGCTCTGGACCGAGCGGTCGCAAAATACTCCCCGGACATCGTTGTTCCAGAAATTGAGGCGATTCGCACCGAGCGGTTTTACGATTACGAGAAGGGGGGGATTCAAGTCGTGCCCAGTGCGCGAGCGGCGAACTACACAATGAACCGGAAGGCAATTCGTGACCTGGCCACAAAAGAACTGCGCCTGAAAACGGCGCGATATGCGTATGCAGATTCTCTCGATTCATTTCGCGTAGCGGTAGCGCAGATCGGCATCCCCTGTGTGGTCAAGCCTCTCATGTCCTCATCCGGTAAAGGCCAATCCTACATCCGAAGCGAGGACGAGATTGATCATGCCTGGGAAGTGGCAATGACCAAGGGACGCGCAAACGTCAATGAAGTTATCGTTGAGGAGTTTATCCAATTCGATTCCGAGATCACCTTACTCACTGTGACACAAAAGAACGGCGAGACTCTCTTTTGCCCGCCAATCGGTCATCGCCAGGAGCGGGGCGATTACATGGAAAGCTGGCAACCTGCGGCGATCAGCCCCATGCATCTTGCCGAGGCTCAGCGGATGGCCCGGCTTGTCACAACTTCACTCACTGGCGCGGGGATTTGGGGTGTTGAGTTCTTCTTATCACAGAAGGATGGAGTATACTTCTCTGAGCTATCACCCCGACCTCATGATACTGGCATGGTGACGATGAGCGGCTCACAAAACATGACCGAATTCGAGCTGCACGCCCGAGCGATTCTTGGCCTGCCAATTCCGGCCATCACACTGGAACGCGTGGGTGCGAGCGCGGTTATTCTTGCGCCCGACGCCTCCGAAAAAGAACCGAGCTATCATGGCTTGGATCTGGCCTTTGCGATGCCAGACGTCGACGTTCGAATCTTTGGCAAACCGAATACGCGAAAATATCGACGGATGGGTGTTACTCTCTCGCATGACACAATCGGCTCATCCAGCGATGCTGTTCGCGCTGTTGCGAAGGCTGCGGCTGAGGAAATTCGTGTCGTTATCAATGATTGA
- a CDS encoding cytochrome c oxidase subunit 3 family protein — MALIETERDPARVEMHSHRHPRLVHHFESMEQQREAGTLGMWWFLLTEIMFFGGMFLAYTVYRHLYFDAFAAGSNVLNIWWGTFNTMVLIGSSLTMALAVFHAQTGNPRKVVIFLLATIVLGSVFLRVKYIEYNDKFVEHVFPAGDFRWPIVNESVRPNNIGDLLLMLVGAEHLNGAGPAEAVPEKPAINNASQTAEQAADPLMAGHVRMFFWIYFAMTGFHALHMIIGIGILLVLIVQTRRGKFSKEYHSYIELFGLYWHFVDIVWIFLFALLYLIDRHP, encoded by the coding sequence GTGGCACTAATCGAAACAGAGAGGGATCCGGCGCGGGTGGAAATGCACTCGCACCGTCACCCGCGGCTCGTGCACCACTTCGAGAGCATGGAGCAGCAGCGCGAGGCGGGCACCCTTGGCATGTGGTGGTTCTTGCTGACCGAGATTATGTTCTTCGGCGGCATGTTCTTGGCCTATACCGTCTACCGGCATCTTTATTTTGATGCTTTCGCGGCGGGTAGTAATGTTTTGAATATCTGGTGGGGTACCTTCAACACGATGGTCCTCATTGGAAGCAGTCTGACGATGGCCCTTGCCGTCTTCCATGCCCAGACCGGTAACCCGCGGAAGGTCGTGATCTTCTTGCTTGCGACGATCGTGCTTGGAAGCGTATTCCTTCGAGTAAAGTATATAGAATACAACGACAAATTCGTTGAGCACGTGTTTCCGGCTGGCGATTTCCGATGGCCGATCGTGAATGAATCCGTTCGCCCGAATAATATTGGCGATCTACTGCTCATGCTCGTTGGAGCGGAGCATCTGAATGGCGCTGGACCCGCCGAAGCAGTGCCAGAGAAACCCGCAATTAATAACGCCAGTCAAACGGCAGAACAGGCTGCCGATCCGTTGATGGCCGGCCACGTGCGGATGTTTTTCTGGATCTATTTCGCGATGACAGGATTCCATGCACTCCACATGATCATCGGAATTGGAATTCTCCTCGTGCTGATTGTGCAGACGCGACGGGGCAAATTTTCGAAGGAATATCACTCGTATATCGAGCTATTCGGCCTCTATTGGCATTTCGTCGACATCGTGTGGATCTTCCTTTTTGCACTGCTGTATCTGATCGACCGACATCCATAG
- a CDS encoding NAD(P)(+) transhydrogenase (Re/Si-specific) subunit beta, with amino-acid sequence MDFTQSFASVSYIAAIGLFILSLGGLSQHESSRRGNMFGIIGMLLALVATIVIIGTQPDISAGSLGTLAVILILAATIGATVASRVPMTSMPELVAMLHSFVGAAAVLVGFSNYLGPQHGLEGSELTIHYVEIYLGIFIGAITFTGSVIAFGKLNGKISGKPLMLPARHYLNLAMIIAVVIFGAQFLSNASGADHAGLTPLLIMTGIACLIGVHLVMAIGGADMPVVVSMLNSYSGWAAAAAGFMLSNDLLIVTGALVGSSGAILSFIMCRAMNRSFISVILGGFGTGGGTAPAAGAAEQQGEVTPVEVPEVTEMLTSAKSIIIVPGYGVAVAQAQHALADMVKRLRDKGVNVRFGIHPVAGRLPGHMNVLLAEANVPYDIVFEMDELNHDFPTTDVALVIGANDIVNPAALEDPTSPIAGMPVLEVWKARTCIVMKRSMASGYAGIDNPLFYKENSRMFFGDAKKNVDAIVAMLQAEA; translated from the coding sequence ATGGACTTTACACAAAGCTTCGCAAGCGTTAGTTACATCGCGGCAATCGGCCTGTTTATTCTCAGTCTGGGCGGACTCTCTCAACATGAGTCTTCTCGTCGCGGGAATATGTTTGGCATCATCGGTATGCTGCTGGCTCTCGTCGCGACCATCGTCATTATCGGCACCCAGCCGGATATTTCGGCAGGCAGCCTTGGCACACTCGCCGTGATATTGATTCTGGCCGCGACTATCGGTGCAACGGTTGCATCGCGCGTTCCGATGACCTCGATGCCCGAACTTGTCGCAATGTTGCACAGCTTCGTTGGCGCGGCGGCCGTGCTCGTTGGATTCAGCAACTATCTCGGACCGCAACACGGCCTGGAAGGTTCTGAGCTCACGATCCATTATGTCGAGATTTACCTCGGTATCTTCATTGGCGCAATCACCTTCACTGGCTCGGTGATCGCCTTTGGTAAGCTGAATGGCAAGATAAGCGGCAAGCCGCTAATGCTTCCGGCCCGACATTATCTCAATCTGGCGATGATCATCGCGGTTGTCATTTTCGGAGCACAGTTCCTTTCGAATGCCTCCGGCGCCGATCATGCCGGCCTTACTCCGCTCCTGATCATGACAGGAATCGCATGTCTCATCGGTGTCCATCTTGTGATGGCAATTGGTGGCGCGGATATGCCCGTCGTTGTTTCGATGCTGAATAGCTACTCGGGTTGGGCAGCAGCGGCGGCAGGCTTCATGCTCTCGAACGATCTTCTGATCGTTACTGGCGCGCTCGTCGGCAGCTCCGGCGCCATCCTGAGCTTCATCATGTGCCGTGCGATGAACCGCTCCTTTATCAGCGTGATTCTTGGCGGATTCGGCACAGGAGGCGGCACAGCGCCAGCGGCAGGAGCGGCCGAGCAACAAGGCGAGGTGACACCTGTTGAGGTGCCCGAGGTTACGGAGATGCTGACGAGTGCGAAAAGCATTATCATTGTGCCAGGCTACGGCGTTGCGGTTGCGCAGGCCCAACATGCGTTGGCCGATATGGTCAAGCGGCTTCGTGACAAAGGTGTGAATGTTCGCTTCGGCATCCATCCGGTTGCTGGACGTTTGCCGGGCCACATGAATGTGCTCCTAGCCGAAGCCAATGTGCCATATGATATCGTCTTTGAGATGGACGAACTGAACCACGATTTTCCGACGACGGATGTCGCGCTTGTTATTGGAGCGAATGACATTGTCAACCCTGCCGCGCTCGAGGATCCGACGAGCCCCATCGCAGGGATGCCGGTTCTCGAAGTCTGGAAAGCACGCACGTGCATCGTGATGAAGCGGTCAATGGCCAGTGGATATGCCGGTATCGATAATCCCCTCTTCTACAAAGAGAACAGTCGCATGTTCTTTGGCGACGCGAAGAAGAACGTGGATGCAATCGTTGCCATGCTACAGGCAGAAGCCTAA
- a CDS encoding DpnI domain-containing protein: MERAAPILSLQSALATNYKSNSQRARVLTEPWVEENVYCPACGSELRRFPNGSPLADLFCPGCNEQYELKSKAGVFGSSVADGAYAKKVERLSSNTNPSLFLLSYRASDLRILSLVVIPKFFFVPRIIRDRPPLSASARRAGWIGSIIKIDQVPDVGKISMIQDGKLLHRPDVLKQWERTDFLSSRKSIERRSWLIDTLECIERIKSARFRLADVYSFEGLLSRRHPENRHVRDKVRQQLQVLRDQGLIRFLGDGLYEKMK, from the coding sequence ATGGAACGAGCAGCACCAATTCTTTCTCTTCAAAGCGCCCTTGCCACGAACTACAAGAGTAATTCTCAACGAGCGCGAGTCCTAACTGAACCGTGGGTTGAAGAGAATGTGTATTGCCCCGCTTGCGGGTCTGAGCTAAGAAGATTTCCGAACGGCTCTCCATTGGCCGACTTGTTTTGCCCAGGATGCAACGAACAATACGAGCTAAAGAGCAAAGCTGGTGTTTTTGGCTCCTCTGTTGCGGATGGAGCCTATGCTAAGAAGGTTGAACGGCTAAGCAGCAATACCAATCCGAGTCTATTCTTGTTATCATATCGGGCCAGTGACCTCCGAATTCTGAGTCTGGTTGTAATACCAAAATTCTTTTTCGTCCCAAGAATAATTCGCGACCGACCGCCCTTATCCGCGTCGGCACGTCGTGCGGGATGGATTGGTTCGATTATCAAGATCGACCAAGTGCCCGATGTAGGAAAGATCTCCATGATTCAGGATGGGAAATTGTTGCATAGGCCTGATGTGCTCAAACAATGGGAGAGGACTGATTTCTTATCTTCGCGAAAATCAATCGAAAGGAGGTCATGGCTGATTGACACGCTGGAATGTATTGAGCGAATCAAATCGGCGCGTTTTAGATTGGCGGATGTCTATTCTTTTGAAGGGCTGCTATCTCGCCGACATCCTGAGAATCGACACGTTCGTGATAAGGTACGTCAGCAACTTCAGGTGCTGCGTGATCAAGGGCTGATTCGCTTCTTAGGGGACGGCTTATATGAGAAAATGAAGTAA